The genomic DNA GCGGCCGGTGCCGAGATCCTTGGCCGACACGTTCACGATGCCGTTGGCGTCGATGTCGAAGGTCACCTCGATCTGCGGCACGCCGCGCGGTGCCGGCGGGATGCCGACCAGATGGAAGCGGCCGAGGGTGCGGTTGTCCCGCGCCATTTCGCGCTCCCCCTGCAGGACGTGCACCTCGACGCTCGTCTGGCTGTCGGCGGCGGTGGAGAAGATCTCGCTCTTGCGCGTCGGGATGGTCGTGTTGCGCTCGATCAGCTTGGTGGAGACTCCGCCCAGGGTCTCGATGCCCAGCGACAGCGGTGTCACGTCGAGAAGCAGCAGGTCTTTCACGTCCCCGCCCAGCACGCCCGCCTGCACCGCGGCCCCGATGGCGACCACCTCGTCGGGATTGACCTCCTTGTTGAGTTCGGTCTTCTTGAAGAAGGTCTTGACCATCTCCTGGATCTTGGGAATCCGGGTGCTCCCGCCGACCAGCACCACCTCGTCGATGTTCTCGGGCTTCAGTCCGGCGTCTTCCAGCGCGCGGCGGCACGGCGGCAGCGAGCGCTCGAAGAGATCCGCCGCGAGCTGCTCGAACTTGGAGCGGCCCAGCTTCAAGAGGAGATGCTTTGGTCCGGTGGCGTCCGCCGTCACGAAGGGGAGGTTGATCTCCGTCTCTCCGGTGGAGGAGAGCTCCATCTTCGCCTTCTCCGCCGCCTCCTTCAGGCGCTGCAGGGCCATCCGGTCCTTGGAGAGATCGATTCCCTGCTCCTTCTTGAACTCGGCGACGATCCAATCGATGATGCGCTGGTCGATGTTGTCGCCGCCCAGGTGCGTGTCGCCGTTGGTCGACTTCACCTCCACGACGCCCTCGCCCACCTCCAGGATCGAGATGTCGAAGGTGCCTCCCCCGAAATCGTAGACGGCGATGATCTCGTTCTTCTTCTTGTCCAGCCCGTAGGCCAGTGCGGCGGCGGTGGGCTCGTTGACGATGCGCTCGACCGTGAGCCCGGCAATCTTCCCGGCATCCTTGGTCGCCTGGCGCTGCGCGTCGTTGAAGTAGGCCGGGACGGTGATCACGGCGCGCGTCACCTTCTCGCCCAGGTAGTCTTCCGCCGACTGCTTCATCTTCTGCAGGATGGCCGCCGAGATCTCGGGGGGCGAATACTGCTTGCCGCGCACCTCCACCCGAGCATCGCCGTTCTCTCCGCCCACGACCTTGTAGGGGACCATCTTCATCTCCTCGCTCACTTCGTCGTAGCGCCTTCCCATGAAGCGCTTGATCGAGAAGATGGTGTTCTCCGGATTGGTCACGGCCTGGCGCTTGGCGACCTGACCCACCAGACGCTCGCCTTTGTCGGTGAAGGCCACCACCGAAGGCGTGGTGCGGGTGCCTTCCGCGTTGGATATGACGACCGGCTTTCCGCCTTCCATGACGGCGACCACCGAGTTCGTGGTGCCGAGATCGATGCCGATGATCTTGCTCATTCCTTCTCCTCCTTATGCCGTTTCCGGATGCATCGGGATGCTGAGTGCATCGGCATTATAGGAGTTGAGCGTAACATTGTCAAGTATCAACAATAACAATAAAACTTTTATTGTCTTACATTTAGAAAATATATCAGTGCATCGACGTCGTCGATCGCAACGAAAGCGTCGGATCCGCGACCCCCGCCCGGTCCTTGCCCTGGAGCTCGAATCCCCCGGCCAAGGGTCGGTACAGATACTCCGATCCCCAGGGATCCTTGAGATCGGCGGAGCGCAAGAGTCCTCCCAGGACGAGATAATTGAGGTCTTTCGGGAATCCCTTGTTCTGGAGAAAGTAGACCTGCAGCGCGTAGCGAATCCGCTCCATCCGGCTCAGGCTCGCCTGCCGCAGGAGGCTGGCCGACACCGGGTCGCCCAGCTGCAAAACCGCCAGCCCGTTGAGCGGGTTGTGCACCGCCGTGGCGATCGAGCCGGCGGCGAGCAGCAACACGACCAGCGTGAGAGCCGAGCGCTTCTCCCTCGACGCCGCGCGCTCCACCCCCGCCGGCGCCGCAGCGGGCACCGTCACCGGCGCAGCCGCGGGTGCCGGCTTGACGGCAGCTTTTGCCGGCGCTGCGGGTCCGGATACAGGCGCCGGCACGCGCTCGATCATGTGCCGGCCGATGAGCTCGTACAGGACCCTGCTGGTGTCGAACTCGCTGTACGGCGTGCTCTCCACGAGGTCCTGGACCGATCGGATGCCATCCACTTCGTGCAGGACGATCTTGTCCTCGCCGGTGAGAACCGGTCCGGAGCGATCGGTGCCCGCGAGCGCCTTCTCAGCGGCTCCCGTCCTGCGGTAGATCCCGGTGAACGGACCGATGCGCTCCTCGATCATCGGCCACTCGTCCAGGATCCGCGCCCCTTCCATCAGAATGCTCTCGGCGCTGAGCGGCTCTACGTTCTCGTGGTCGTAGTCGAGCTTCTGATCCTGAGCGAAGTGGTAGGCCCCGTCCCGCCAGCGGAACAGCCGGTATATCGACTGCGTCACCTGGATTCGCAGCGCCTCGCGGATTGCCTGCTGGCTCACCGCCCTCTGCTCCACCAGGATGCTGCCCAGCCGCTTCATCGTCTGCTTCTGGACCTTCAAGGCATCCTGCAGCTGCTGCTGGGTGATCTGGCGCGATTTGACCAGGACCGTTCCCAGCCGGTCCTCCAGCCGCTTTGGCAACGAATCAGCGGCCACCACGCTGCCGTCCAGGAAGGAGACGGTCACGGTTTCATCCCTGCCCTTGAGCGTCAGCACACCCGTTTTCTTCTGCATCCCGATGAGCTGGAGGATGTCGGCCAGGCTGAAGTCCTTGAGCGTTCCCTGCAGCGCCATGCCGTCTCAGCTCCTCTTCTCGAAAGCCAGACTGTTCGCCAAAAGCCAGGCCATTCCTATCATCGCGACCGCCAGGAGGCGCACCGCGAGGGTGGCGTCCATGACCGGGATCCCCGGATAGGCCAGCGTCCGCCCCGCCAGCAGCAGCGAAGCGCCACCGATGCAGGCCAGCCAGAGCAACGCCGCCCCCCAGAAGGTGCGCCCGCCATGGATCTGCCCCGCCCCCGGCAATACCAGCGACACCAGCCGCCGTGAGATCCATTCCCAGCGCTCGTGCGCCGCGACCTTGCGCTCTCGCCGGCCGCGCGCGTCGGGCGCGATCGGATCCTTCAGGACGTACAGGTGCCGGCAGGCGGTGCACATTCCATCTTCGCGCCGCATCCCCACCTGGCATTTCCGGCAGAAGGGCTCGCCGCAGCGGCGGCAACGCTGCGCCCGGCCCAGCCCCCACGACCGGCCCAGAACCGGCAGCGCCAGGCAACCCAGAATCCCGAGGGCCCCCGCCAGCGCCATCGGCGAGATCCAGGGCCGGATCCAGGACCGTGTGGCCGGCCGGTGGGGCGCTATCTTCTTCTGCATCTCCTGGACTTCCGCCGCCGAGTAGCCGGCTTCCACCGGCTGACGTCCTCCGTCCTCCGATCCGGAGGCGAGCGTCGAGGTGATCAGGGCATTGTCCAGCTCCCGCGCTCGCTTGAAGGCCTGGTCCGCCTCCTCCAGGCGCAGCGCCCCCTGCAGCGCCAGCGACAGGTTGTAATAAGCGATTGCCGATTCGGAATCGGCCTGGGTGGCGTGCCGGTACTCGTCGACCGCCTGCGCGAACTGATCACGCGAGTAGAACAGGTTCCCCGAGTTGATCCAGGCCCGGGCGTTGCCGGGTTCCATGTGCTGCACCTGCCGGTATTCCTGCAGCGCCGCCTCCGCCGAGCCGCTCGCGTGGTAGGCCTGGGCCAGGAGGAAGTGATAGAGGCTCACCCCGGGCTCCTGTGCCGCCAGCTTCTCGAGATAGTCGGCGCGATCCGGGTTCGCCGAGCCGGCCGACTCGAGCAGGATTCTCCCGGGGGGATTCGTGGCGCCGGCCGTCTCGCGGTCCACCCAGAACAGGACCGGCAGCGCCACCAGCAGGCAGAGGGAAGCGACGAAGCTGAGCACACGCTCCCGCCGGGTCAAGTAAGGCAGCGCCAGGATTAGAAGGTAGGCGAGGAGCCACCAGCCGGACAGCCACAGAAACACCGGCAGCAGGCAGATGGCCCAGGCAGCCGCCCGGGCCGCGGGGGCCGACAGACGCTTCAGGCCCACCTCGTAGAAATCGTGATGGCCGAGGCGGATCGTCCGCAGGGTACCCAGGAGAATCCACAGGCAGGCCGCCGCCACGCTCCCCAGCAGGAGCGCCATGACCAGATTGCCCAGCAGCGCCGCCCGCGCCGGAGGCTGCCGCAGCGACGCGCGCAGACCTTGCAGGAGGGCGCCGGCCGCTCCCAGGAAATCGCGCTCCTGGCTCCACAGCGTCCGCGCCACTCCGAAATAGGCCCCCGGATCGTCGGGGGAGAACTCCGAGGCGAGGTGAAAGCTCTCCAGCGCCCGCGTCCGGTTGCGCGCTGAAAGCGCCCGGTTCCCTTCCGCCAGGAAGGCGCCCGCCATGTCGGAGGCGATCGGGCTTCCCTCGCGGCGCAGGATGTC from Candidatus Polarisedimenticolia bacterium includes the following:
- the dnaK gene encoding molecular chaperone DnaK; protein product: MSKIIGIDLGTTNSVVAVMEGGKPVVISNAEGTRTTPSVVAFTDKGERLVGQVAKRQAVTNPENTIFSIKRFMGRRYDEVSEEMKMVPYKVVGGENGDARVEVRGKQYSPPEISAAILQKMKQSAEDYLGEKVTRAVITVPAYFNDAQRQATKDAGKIAGLTVERIVNEPTAAALAYGLDKKKNEIIAVYDFGGGTFDISILEVGEGVVEVKSTNGDTHLGGDNIDQRIIDWIVAEFKKEQGIDLSKDRMALQRLKEAAEKAKMELSSTGETEINLPFVTADATGPKHLLLKLGRSKFEQLAADLFERSLPPCRRALEDAGLKPENIDEVVLVGGSTRIPKIQEMVKTFFKKTELNKEVNPDEVVAIGAAVQAGVLGGDVKDLLLLDVTPLSLGIETLGGVSTKLIERNTTIPTRKSEIFSTAADSQTSVEVHVLQGEREMARDNRTLGRFHLVGIPPAPRGVPQIEVTFDIDANGIVNVSAKDLGTGREQKITITHSSGLAKSEIDSMVNEAASHADEDRKKKEEVEARNKADNLVYSTEKLLDENKEKIPADEATRIRAAVDEVKKAIAEGAVDRIQKTTEDLMKASHRMAELMYQQAASARGSEAPGGQPNAAPGGTGEPAREGEDVIDAEYVDVDEGKK
- a CDS encoding DUF4388 domain-containing protein, whose protein sequence is MALQGTLKDFSLADILQLIGMQKKTGVLTLKGRDETVTVSFLDGSVVAADSLPKRLEDRLGTVLVKSRQITQQQLQDALKVQKQTMKRLGSILVEQRAVSQQAIREALRIQVTQSIYRLFRWRDGAYHFAQDQKLDYDHENVEPLSAESILMEGARILDEWPMIEERIGPFTGIYRRTGAAEKALAGTDRSGPVLTGEDKIVLHEVDGIRSVQDLVESTPYSEFDTSRVLYELIGRHMIERVPAPVSGPAAPAKAAVKPAPAAAPVTVPAAAPAGVERAASREKRSALTLVVLLLAAGSIATAVHNPLNGLAVLQLGDPVSASLLRQASLSRMERIRYALQVYFLQNKGFPKDLNYLVLGGLLRSADLKDPWGSEYLYRPLAGGFELQGKDRAGVADPTLSLRSTTSMH
- a CDS encoding tetratricopeptide repeat protein codes for the protein MQESLADLWLRRKALLEKNDLAAARRQVDLMRDILRREGSPIASDMAGAFLAEGNRALSARNRTRALESFHLASEFSPDDPGAYFGVARTLWSQERDFLGAAGALLQGLRASLRQPPARAALLGNLVMALLLGSVAAACLWILLGTLRTIRLGHHDFYEVGLKRLSAPAARAAAWAICLLPVFLWLSGWWLLAYLLILALPYLTRRERVLSFVASLCLLVALPVLFWVDRETAGATNPPGRILLESAGSANPDRADYLEKLAAQEPGVSLYHFLLAQAYHASGSAEAALQEYRQVQHMEPGNARAWINSGNLFYSRDQFAQAVDEYRHATQADSESAIAYYNLSLALQGALRLEEADQAFKRARELDNALITSTLASGSEDGGRQPVEAGYSAAEVQEMQKKIAPHRPATRSWIRPWISPMALAGALGILGCLALPVLGRSWGLGRAQRCRRCGEPFCRKCQVGMRREDGMCTACRHLYVLKDPIAPDARGRRERKVAAHERWEWISRRLVSLVLPGAGQIHGGRTFWGAALLWLACIGGASLLLAGRTLAYPGIPVMDATLAVRLLAVAMIGMAWLLANSLAFEKRS